From a region of the Triticum aestivum cultivar Chinese Spring chromosome 7D, IWGSC CS RefSeq v2.1, whole genome shotgun sequence genome:
- the LOC123170950 gene encoding uncharacterized protein — protein sequence MASATPAGGDGLGDASGGDLPRFDGSGGYSSSEYSSAEEDFAEPALSMEQRLRLALYDDILDVRFYFDASEMLELKLCREKGLEMVESNAELQLVKRQVEECKVLNLLVRACPPPCSKFERQELSTVVYEEPVLYDLSEPPIYAVDEEGVAFESQSSSCSLAHGTGVCTQESKNVKGKLKAVLEIEEEEGYDGSGGSDCEGEDDSDVNPFYMGDADDIEMDEGKKQREYDEVEEEQTDDEESEEEEMVHYSGDTEVEEPFEMDEDDKVVSQDEETVIVHEEKKKKKQKLPVRKGPTTRTHSSVVQEEEPDFKPSSDEEEKGLLKEADDDGYEPLSFVLPKKRKSRAKQRPPRKWYNEKMEAPHEQLCLKMCFKDQHQFREALLNLHITQGRNFKYHRNSDQRIIVECNQKHCNFFMVAAVIKGETTFVIKKMRIKHTCPISTETTRVSAKWLAQKYESLFRSDLTTGIQTLIDACMEKYGVDVPKSMAYRAKNLAIDAVLGDHKKQYPRLKDYAQTVMDTNPGSRVVVTTVTPTPTEKIPHPGPRFHAMFYCINGAREGFLKGCRPFIGVDGCFIKLTTGAQLLAATGRDGNNNIYPLAFGIVGQEDTPNWCWFLHQLKICLGGEVGRFGPYTIMSDRQKGLLNAVNAVFPKCNQRFCLRHIYANFQNAGFRGEDLKKCMDNAAYAYSEHKFNIAMNDLRAECEQAWEWLCQIPKKTWARHAFDTNCKTDLVVNNLSEVFNKYVLDVRKKPIRTMCDGIKDKQMVRWHRNRESGKKARWDITPHYSEKLEVEKERAKYCKPIQAGVDLWQVTSGQQTHAVNLQMHTCGCRKWDLSGIPCNHAISAINKAKRKPEDYVSKFFKKEIYLAAYEPMIYPVPGEHDWTRTPGPDIDPPAFKVKRGRKKEKRIKGKFEVPKPKATSRMGTITCGNYGLQGHRHTSCNKQLKPELALRKNKHVPLARNSNAGDAATTPASRTSHPAPTTTPTAETGAGRGARRGVGRGAAAAAAGSGAARGAGRGAGRGAGRGAAPGAGRGRGIFSAPRQSGPSTSTAPSTSTAGRGAGGTHSGWRSYFYASGN from the exons ATGGCCTCGGCGACTCCGGCAGGCGGCGATGGCCTGGGCGATGCGAGCGGCGGCGACCTCCCCCGCTTCGATGGGAGTGGCGGCTACTCCAGCTCGGAGTACAGTAGCGCGGAGGAAGATTTTGCGGAGCCGGCGTTGTCGATGGAGCAGAGGCTGCGGCTGGC TTTGTATGATGACATTTTGGATGTTAGGTTCTATTTTGATGCTTCAGAAATGTTAGAGTTGAAGCTCTGCA GGGAGAAAGGATTGGAGATGGTAGAGAGTAATGCTGAGTTGCAACTAGTAAAGAGGCAGGTTGAGGAGTGTAAGGTTTTAAATTTGCTAGTGAGGGCATGTCCACCTCCTTGCAGCAAGTTTGAGAGGCAAGAATTATCCACTGTTGTGTATGAAGAGCCTGTGTTATATGATCTCAGTGAGCCACCCATCTATGCTGTTGATGAAGAAGGAGTTGCCTTTGAAAGTCAGAGTAGCAGCTGCAGTTTAGCTCATGGTACTGGTGTTTGCACACAAGAGAGCAAGAATGTAAAAGGAAAACTGAAAGCTGTTTtggaaatagaagaagaagagggatatgATGGCAGTGGTGGTTCTGATTGTGAAGGTGAAGATGACAGTGATGTAAACCCTTTTTATATGGGTGATGCTGATGACATAGAGATGGATGAGGGAAAGAAACAGAGAGAGTATGATGAAGTAGAAGAGGAACAAACAGATGATGAAGAATCTGAGGAGGAAGAAATGGTGCATTACTCGGGTGACACAGAGGTTGAGGAACCTTTTGAAATGGATGAAGATGACAAGGTTGTTTCACAGGATGAAGAAACTGTAATTGTacatgaagagaagaagaagaagaaacagaagcttCCAGTTAGGAAAGGGCCTACAACAAGGACACATTCAAGTGTAGTTCAAGAGGAGGAACCTGATTTCAAACCTTCATCTGATGAAGAAGAGAAAGGATTGTTgaaggaggctgatgatgatggtTATGAGCCATTGTCATTTGtgctgccaaagaaaaggaagagcAGGGCAAAGCAGAGGCCTCCTAGAAAATGGTACAATGAGAAAATGGAGGCACCACATGAGCAATTATGTCTAAAGATGTGTTTCAAGGATCAACATCAATTCAGAGAGGCTTTGTTGAACTTACACATCACTCAAGGCAGAAACTTCAAATATCATAGGAACTCAGATCAAAGAATAATTGTAGAATGCAACCAAAAACATTGCAACTTCTTTATGGTGGCAGCAGTTATAAAAGGTGAAACTACTTTTGTAATTAAGAAGATGAGAATTAAGCACACTTGCCCTATTAGTACAGAGACAACAAGGGTAAGTGCCAAGTGGCTTGCACAGAAGTATGAGTCACTGTTCAGATCTGATCTAACAACTGGCATTCAGACTTTGATTGATGCCTGCATGGAGAAGTATGGTGTGGATGTGCCCAAGTCAATGGCATATAGGGCAAAGAACCTAGCTATTGATGCTGTGCTAGGAGACCACAAGAAGCAATACCCTAGGTTGAAAGACTATGCTCAGACAGTGATGgatacaaaccctgggagtagagtAGTAGTCACTACTGTAACTCCAACACCCACTGAAAAAATCCCCCATCCAGGTCCAAGATTCCATGCTATGTTCTATTgcatcaatggagcaagggaggggtttCTCAAGGGGTGCAGACCATTCATTG GTGTTGATGGGTGCTTCATTAAGTTAACTACTGGTGCTCAACTActtgctgccactggtagagatggcaacaacaatatatacccactagcatttggTATTGTTGGGCAAGAGGACACACCTAACtggtgttggtttctacaccaacttAAAATCTGCCTAGGAGGAGAAGTGGGAAGGTTTGGTCCATATACAATAATGTCAGATAGACAAAAG GGCCTACTAAATGCAGTGAATGCTGTCTTTCCTAAGTGCAACCAAAGGTTCTGCCTTAGGCATATCTATGCAAACTTCCAAAATGCTGGGTTTAGGGGGGAAGATCTGAAAAAGTGTATGGATAATGCTGCCTATGCATATAGTGAACACAAATTTAACATTGCAATGAATGACCTTAGAGCTGAGTGTGAGCAAGCTTGGGAGTGGCTTTGTCAAATACCCAAGAAAACATGGGcaaggcatgcatttgacacaaactGCAAGACTGACCTTGTAGTTAACAATTTatctgaggtgttcaacaagtatgTCCTAGATGTTAGGAAGAAACCAATTAGGACAATGTGTGATGGAATAAAGGATAAGCAGATGGTGAGGTGGCATAGGAATAGGGAGAGTGGAAAGAAAGCTAGATGGGACATAACACCCCATTATAGTGAGAAGCTAGAGGTTGAGAAGGAGAGGGCCaaatattgcaaaccaattcaagcTGGTGTGGACTTGTGGCAAGTTACAAGTGGGCAGCAAACCCATGCTGTTAACTTGCAAATGCACACATGTGGGTGCAGAAAATGGGACCTAAGTGGCATCCCATGtaaccatgccatctcagcaatAAACAAGGCCAAAAGAAAACCAGAGGATTATGTCAGCAAGTTCTTCAAGAAAGAAATTTATCTGGCAGCTTATGAACCAATGATCTATCCAGTTCCTGGTGAGCATGACTGGACAAGGACCCCTGGTCCAGACATTGACCCACCTGCATTTAAAGTgaagagaggaagaaagaaagagaagaggatcaAGGGGAAATTTGAAGTTCCAAAGCCTAAGGCGACATCAAGAATGGGGACTATAACATGTGGCAATTATGGACTGCAAGGACATAGGCACACAAGCTGCAACAAGCAGTTGAAGCCTGAGCTGGCTTTGAGGAAGAACAAACATGTG CCTCTTGCAAGGAATTCCAATGCTGGTGATGCTGCTACTACACCAGCATCAAGAACTTCTCATCCAGCTCCTACAACAACACCAACAGCTGAAACAGGAGCTGGGAGAGGAGCTAGGAGAGGAGTTGGGAGAGGGGCTGCAGCTGCAGCTGCTGGGAGTGGTGCTGCTAGAGGTGCTGGTAGAGGTGCTGGTAGAGGTGCTGGTAGAGGTGCTGCACCAGGTGCCGGGAGAGGGAGAGGTATATTCTCTGCCCCAAGGCAATCTGGTCCCTCCACATCTACTGCTCCCTCCACATCTACTGCTGGGAGAGGTGCTGGTGGTACACATAGTGGATGGAGGAGCTACTTCTATGCAAGTGGTAACTAG